The following proteins come from a genomic window of Canis lupus dingo isolate Sandy chromosome 20, ASM325472v2, whole genome shotgun sequence:
- the CCR9 gene encoding C-C chemokine receptor type 9 → MVPTEFTNLISNISDDYSYHSTSPVDDYMNFPDLFCQKGHVRQFASHFLPPLYWLVFIVGTLGNSLVILVYCYCTRVKTMTDMFLLNLAIADLLFLFTLPFWAIAAADQWKFQTPLCKVVNSMYKMNFYSCVLLIMCISVDRYIAIAQATKAQTWRQKRLVYSKMVCFTVWVVAATLCIPELLYSQLKEESDITICTMVYPSDQNSKVKSVVLTLKVILGFFLPFVVMACCYTIIIYTLLQARKSSKHKALKVTITVLTVFVLSQFPYNCILLVQTIDAYTVFLSNCAISTNVDICFQVTQTIAFFHSCLNPVLYVFVGERFRRDLVKTLKSLGCISQEQWVSFTRREGSVKLSSMLLETTSGALSY, encoded by the exons ATGGTGCCCACAGAATTCACA AACCTCATCTCTAACATATCTGATGACTACAGCTACCACTCCACGTCTCCCGTGGATGACTACATGAACTTCCCTGATTTATTCTGTCAGAAAGGCCACGTCCGGCAGTTCGCGAGCCACTTCCTCCCACCCTTGTACTGGCTTGTGTTCATCGTGGGCACCTTGGGCAACAGTCTGGTCATCCTCGTCTACTGCTACTGCACCAGAGTCAAGACCATGACTGATATGTTCCTTTTGAATTTGGCAATTGCcgaccttctttttctcttcacgCTTCCCTTCTGGGCCATCGCTGCCGCCGACCAGTGGAAGTTCCAGACCCCCCTGTGCAAAGTGGTCAACAGTATGTACAAGATGAATTTCTACAGCTGTGTGCTGCTGATCATGTGCATCAGTGTGGACAGGTACATTGCCATTGCTCAGGCCACGAAAGCACAGACCTGGAGGCAGAAGAGACTTGTGTACAGCAAAATGGTTTGCTTCACTGTCTGGGTGGTGGCAGCCACACTCTGCATCCCGGAACTCCTGTACAGTCAACTCAAGGAGGAATCTGACATCACCATCTGCACCATGGTTTACCCTAGTGACCAGAACAGCAAAGTCAAGTCGGTTGTCCTGACCCTGAAGGTCATCCTGGGCTTCTTCCTCCCTTTTGTGGTCATGGCTTGCTGCTACACCATCATCATTTACACTCTGTTGCAAGCCAGGAAGTCATCCAAGCACAAGGCCCTGAAGGTGACCATCACTGTCCTTACCGTCTTTGTCCTATCTCAGTTCCCCTACAACTGCATTCTGTTGGTGCAGACCATCGATGCCTACACTGTGTTCCTCTCCAACTGTGCCATTTCCACCAACGTTGACATCTGCTTCCAGGTCACTCAAACCATCGCCTTCTTCCACAGTTGTCTGAACCCCGTTCTCTATGTCTTTGTGGGCGAGAGATTCCGCCGGGATCTCGTGAAGACCCTGAAGAGCTTGGGTTGCATCAGCCAGGAGCAGTGGGTCTCATTCACAAGGAGAGAGGGGAGCGTGAAGCTGTCATCTATGTTGCTGGAGACAACCTCGGGAGCTCTCTCCTACTGA